In Drosophila pseudoobscura strain MV-25-SWS-2005 chromosome 4, UCI_Dpse_MV25, whole genome shotgun sequence, the following proteins share a genomic window:
- the Jon25Bi gene encoding serine protease 1: MSYSVTMKVFVVLALALAAVSAETIQQVHPKDLPKDTKINGRIVNGYPAYEGKAPYTVGLGFSGNGGWWCGGSIIAHDWVLTAAHCTNGASQVTVYYGATWRTNAQFTHTIGSGNFIQNHNWPNNNGNDIALIRTPHVDFWHMVNKVELPSYNDRYNMYDGSWAVACGWGLTTAGSQPDWMECVDLQIISNSECSKTYGSQPDGILCVSTSGGKSTCSGDSGGPLVLHDGGRLVGVTSWVAGNGCTAGLPSGFTRVTNQLDWIRDNSGVSY; the protein is encoded by the coding sequence ATGAGTTACTCAGTCACCATGAAAGTGTTCGTAGtattggctctggctttggccgCCGTCTCCGCAGAGACTATCCAGCAGGTTCACCCCAAGGACCTGCCGAAGGACACCAAGATCAATGGCCGTATTGTCAACGGCTACCCTGCCTACGAGGGCAAGGCCCCCTACACTGTTGGGCTCGGCTtcagcggcaacggcggctGGTGGTGCGGCGGTTCCATCATTGCCCACGACTGGGTTCTGACTGCTGCTCACTGCACCAACGGAGCCAGCCAGGTGACCGTCTACTACGGCGCAACCTGGCGCACCAACGCCCAGTTCACCCACACCATTGGCAGCGGTAACTTCATCCAGAACCACAACTGGCcaaacaacaacggcaacgacaTCGCTTTGATCCGCACTCCACACGTGGACTTCTGGCACATGGTCAACAAGGTCGAGCTGCCAAGCTATAACGACCGTTACAACATGTACGATGGATCCTGGGCCGTGGCCTGCGGCTGGGGTCTGACCACCGCCGGCTCTCAGCCCGACTGGATGGAGTGTGTCGATCTGCAGATCATCAGCAACTCTGAGTGCTCCAAGACCTATGGCTCCCAGCCCGACGGCATTCTCTGCGTCTCCACCTCTGGCGGCAAGTCCACCTGCTCGGGCGACTCTGGCGGCCCTCTGGTCCTCCACGACGGCGGCAGACTGGTTGGTGTCACCTCCTGGGTCGCTGGCAACGGTTGTACCGCTGGCCTTCCATCTGGCTTCACTCGCGTCACCAACCAATTGGATTGGATCCGGGACAACTCTGGTGTTTCGTACTAA
- the Jon25Bii gene encoding serine protease 1 produces MKLFLAVLALAFACASALPQKAEPVPLKDAVLGSSPGSIEGRITNGYPAYEGKVPYVVGLGFSKSGSGWWCGGSIIGNTWVVTAAHCTHGADSVTIYYGALWRLQAQYTHTVHSGSFRQHSNYNTNNLNNDISLINTPHVDFWHLVNKVELPSYNDRYNTYSGWWALASGWGRTSDNSGVSDYLNCVDSQIIDRSACSSVYGTDVITDHVICTSTPDGKSTCSGDSGGPLVLHEGSKLVGVTSFVASNGCTSGLPDGFTRVTSYLDWIRDHTGISY; encoded by the coding sequence ATGAAACTGTTCCTCGctgtcctggccctggcctttGCCTGCGCTTCTGCTTTGCCGCAGAAGGCCGAACCTGTGCCACTGAAGGACGCAGTCCTCGGCTCGTCCCCTGGCTCCATTGAAGGTCGTATTACCAATGGTTATCCTGCCTACGAAGGAAAGGTGCCCTACGTCGTTGGCCTGGGCTTCAGCaaaagcggcagcggctggTGGTGCGGTGGATCCATCATCGGCAACACCTGGGTGGTTACGGCCGCTCACTGCACCCACGGTGCCGACTCCGTGACCATCTACTACGGCGCCCTGTGGCGCCTGCAGGCCCAGTACACCCACACCGTGCACAGCGGCAGCTTCAGACAGCACTCTAACTACAACACCAACAACCTGAACAACGACATCTCACTGATCAACACCCCACACGTGGACTTCTGGCACCTGGTCAACAAGGTGGAGCTGCCCAGCTACAACGACCGCTACAACACCTACTCCGGATGGTGGGCTCTGGCCTCCGGCTGGGGCAGGACATCCGACAACAGCGGCGTGTCTGACTACTTGAACTGCGTCGACTCCCAGATCATTGACCGTTCTGCCTGCTCGAGCGTGTACGGTACTGATGTGATCACCGACCACGTCATTTGCACCTCGACTCCCGATGGCAAGTCAACCTGTTCCGGCGACTCTGGTGGCCCTCTGGTCCTCCACGAAGGCAGCAAACTGGTTGGTGTCACCTCCTTCGTGGCCTCCAACGGATGCACCTCCGGTCTTCCTGATGGTTTCACCCGTGTCACCAGCTACCTGGACTGGATCCGCGACCACACCGGCATCTCCTACTAA
- the ND-B14.5B gene encoding NADH dehydrogenase [ubiquinone] 1 subunit C2 → MNVSPVNDPLELLTNKGNRQASFLSPIWNPFACTLAGFGLAIFVNWGFRKPVMSGIQKHIAFAAIGGGAGYYFDQKRNEYLAKRDAVLRHYIELHPEDFPVKDRKKYADVLESWVPVR, encoded by the exons ATGAACGTCTCGCCCGTAAACGATCCACTGGAACTATTGACGAATAAGGGCAATCGCCAGGCTTCTTTCCTGTCGCCCATATGGAATCCCTTTGCCTGCACCCTGGCTGGCTTCGGCCTGGCCATTTTCGTCAACTGGGGCTTCCGTAAGCCCGTAATGTCGG GCATCCAGAAACATATTGCCTTTGCGGCCATTGGCGGTGGTGCCGGCTACTATTTCGACCAGAAACGAAACGAGTATCTGGCCAAACGCGATGCCGTGCTGCGGCACTACATCGAGCTGCATCCCGAGGACTTTCCCGTGAAGG ATCGCAAGAAGTACGCCGATGTCTTGGAGAGCTGGGTTCCGGTCCGCTAA
- the Mad gene encoding protein mothers against dpp isoform X2 produces the protein MDTDDVESNTSSAMSTLGTLFSFTSPAVKKLLGWKQGDEEEKWAEKAVDSLVKKLKKRKGAIEELERALSCPGQPSKCVTIPRSLDGRLQVSHRKGLPHVIYCRVWRWPDLQSHHELKPLELCQYPFSAKQKEVCINPYHYKRVESPVLPPVLVPRHSEFAPGHSMLQFNHVAEPSMPHNVSYSNTGFNSHSLSNSNTSVGSPSSVNSNPNSPYDSLAGTPPPAYSPSEDGNSNNPNDGNQLLDAQMGDVAQVSYSEPAFWASIAYYELNCRVGEVFHCNNNSVIVDGFTNPSNNSDRCCLGQLSNVNRNSTIENTRRHIGKGVHLYYVTGEVYAECLSDSAIFVQSRNCNYHHGFHPSTVCKIPPGCSLKIFNNQEFAQLLSQSVNNGFEAVYELTKMCTIRMSFVKGWGAEYHRQDVTSTPCWIEIHLHGPLQWLDKVLTQMGSPHNAISSVS, from the exons atgGACACCGACGATGTGGAATCGAATACCAGCAGCGCCATGTCCACCCTGGGGACACTCTTCTCGTTCACATCGCCGGCCGTAAAGAAGCTACTGGGCTGGAAACAGGGCGACGAGGAGGAAAAATGGGCCGAGAAGGCTGTAGACAGTCTCGTGAAGAAGCTAAAGAAACGCAAGGGAGCCAtcgaggagctggagcgggCACTGTCCTGTCCCGGCCAGCCTTCCAAATGTGTGACCATTCCACGATCATTGGATGGCCGATTGCAG GTTTCACATCGCAAAGGCCTGCCACATGTTATTTATTGCCGCGTATGGCGCTGGCCTGATCTTCAGTCGCATCATGAACTGAAACCGCTCGAACTTTGCCAATATCCATTTAGCGCCAAACAGAAAGAGGTCTGCATCAACCCGTACCACTACAAGCGGGTGGAGAGTCCCGTCTTGCCGCCCGTTCTAGTGCCGCGCCACTCTGAATTCGCCCCAGGACACTCGATGCTGCAGTTCAATCACGTGGCTGAGCCTAGTATGCCGCACAATGTGAGCTACTCGAACACCGGCTTCAACTCGCACAGtctcagcaacagcaacacatcCGTGGGAAGTCCCAGCTCCGTCAACTCCAATCCGAACTCGCCATACGACAGCCTGGCCGGCACACCGCCACCTGCTTACAGTCCCTCGGAGGATGGCAATTCCAACAATCCGAACGATGGCAATCAGCTGCTCGACGCCCAGATGGGGGATGTGGCGCAGGTTAGCTACTCGGAGCCGGCCTTCTGGGCTTCCATTGCCTACTATGAGCTCAATTGTCGAGTGGGCGAGGTGTtccactgcaacaacaactccGTCATTGTCGATGGCTTCACGAATCCATCCAACAATTCGGATCGCTGCTGTCTCGGCCAGTTGAGCAATGTGAATCGGAACAGTACCATAGAGAATACGCGACGTCATATAG GTAAAGGCGTTCATTTGTACTATGTGACCGGCGAGGTGTATGCCGAGTGTCTCTCCGATTCCGCCATATTCGTGCAGTCCCGGAACTGCAACTACCACCATGGGTTCCATCCGAGCACCGTGTGCAAAATACCACCCGGATGCTCGCTCAAGATCTTCAACAATCAGGAATTTGCTCAACTCCTCTCACAGTCGGTGAACAATGGCTTCGAGGCCGTCTACGAGCTGACGAAAATGTGCACTATTCGTATGTCGTTCGTCAAGGGCTGGGGAGCGGAATACCATCGCCAGGATGTGACGTCGACACCCTGCTGGATCGAGATCCACTTACACGGGCCACTGCAATGGTTGGACAAGGTGCTCACACAGATGGGGTCACCGCATAATGCAATTAGTTCGGTATCCTAA
- the Mad gene encoding protein mothers against dpp isoform X1, with the protein MYYPPADSYTGYRVTPPQGNSSNNNNNNNNNNIHNHNHTNNISSSSNNNNNHSHSHRMDTDDVESNTSSAMSTLGTLFSFTSPAVKKLLGWKQGDEEEKWAEKAVDSLVKKLKKRKGAIEELERALSCPGQPSKCVTIPRSLDGRLQVSHRKGLPHVIYCRVWRWPDLQSHHELKPLELCQYPFSAKQKEVCINPYHYKRVESPVLPPVLVPRHSEFAPGHSMLQFNHVAEPSMPHNVSYSNTGFNSHSLSNSNTSVGSPSSVNSNPNSPYDSLAGTPPPAYSPSEDGNSNNPNDGNQLLDAQMGDVAQVSYSEPAFWASIAYYELNCRVGEVFHCNNNSVIVDGFTNPSNNSDRCCLGQLSNVNRNSTIENTRRHIGKGVHLYYVTGEVYAECLSDSAIFVQSRNCNYHHGFHPSTVCKIPPGCSLKIFNNQEFAQLLSQSVNNGFEAVYELTKMCTIRMSFVKGWGAEYHRQDVTSTPCWIEIHLHGPLQWLDKVLTQMGSPHNAISSVS; encoded by the exons ATGT ACTATCCGCCCGCTGATAGCTATACCGGTTATCGGGTGACTCCACCCcaaggcaacagcagcaacaacaacaacaacaataacaataataatatccATAACCATAATCACACAAACAAcattagcagcagcagcaacaacaacaacaaccacagccacagccacagaatgGACACCGACGATGTGGAATCGAATACCAGCAGCGCCATGTCCACCCTGGGGACACTCTTCTCGTTCACATCGCCGGCCGTAAAGAAGCTACTGGGCTGGAAACAGGGCGACGAGGAGGAAAAATGGGCCGAGAAGGCTGTAGACAGTCTCGTGAAGAAGCTAAAGAAACGCAAGGGAGCCAtcgaggagctggagcgggCACTGTCCTGTCCCGGCCAGCCTTCCAAATGTGTGACCATTCCACGATCATTGGATGGCCGATTGCAG GTTTCACATCGCAAAGGCCTGCCACATGTTATTTATTGCCGCGTATGGCGCTGGCCTGATCTTCAGTCGCATCATGAACTGAAACCGCTCGAACTTTGCCAATATCCATTTAGCGCCAAACAGAAAGAGGTCTGCATCAACCCGTACCACTACAAGCGGGTGGAGAGTCCCGTCTTGCCGCCCGTTCTAGTGCCGCGCCACTCTGAATTCGCCCCAGGACACTCGATGCTGCAGTTCAATCACGTGGCTGAGCCTAGTATGCCGCACAATGTGAGCTACTCGAACACCGGCTTCAACTCGCACAGtctcagcaacagcaacacatcCGTGGGAAGTCCCAGCTCCGTCAACTCCAATCCGAACTCGCCATACGACAGCCTGGCCGGCACACCGCCACCTGCTTACAGTCCCTCGGAGGATGGCAATTCCAACAATCCGAACGATGGCAATCAGCTGCTCGACGCCCAGATGGGGGATGTGGCGCAGGTTAGCTACTCGGAGCCGGCCTTCTGGGCTTCCATTGCCTACTATGAGCTCAATTGTCGAGTGGGCGAGGTGTtccactgcaacaacaactccGTCATTGTCGATGGCTTCACGAATCCATCCAACAATTCGGATCGCTGCTGTCTCGGCCAGTTGAGCAATGTGAATCGGAACAGTACCATAGAGAATACGCGACGTCATATAG GTAAAGGCGTTCATTTGTACTATGTGACCGGCGAGGTGTATGCCGAGTGTCTCTCCGATTCCGCCATATTCGTGCAGTCCCGGAACTGCAACTACCACCATGGGTTCCATCCGAGCACCGTGTGCAAAATACCACCCGGATGCTCGCTCAAGATCTTCAACAATCAGGAATTTGCTCAACTCCTCTCACAGTCGGTGAACAATGGCTTCGAGGCCGTCTACGAGCTGACGAAAATGTGCACTATTCGTATGTCGTTCGTCAAGGGCTGGGGAGCGGAATACCATCGCCAGGATGTGACGTCGACACCCTGCTGGATCGAGATCCACTTACACGGGCCACTGCAATGGTTGGACAAGGTGCTCACACAGATGGGGTCACCGCATAATGCAATTAGTTCGGTATCCTAA
- the gkt gene encoding probable tyrosyl-DNA phosphodiesterase encodes MKECPYGEKCYRKNPIHFGEFSHAHLDAIYEKGNGGGDYDVPDKYSSELIHTQLKLLEKVLPKPATGKAKESSAAVPQAHRNAPSTSDTASSSSFNSHASTSSAAARDTSNLAKKQKLAERNIRDYIPVVVEKGGMAKKLERAAPYNMFLTAITDSKPTHQEPLSVTLQEILDESLGEIESSVQINFMVDIGWLLGHYYFAGILDKPLLVLYGDESPELLGIGKFKPQVTAIGVKMPTPFATSHTKMMLLGYADGSMRVVISTANLYEDDWHNRTQGLWISPLLPALSEDADTAAGESLTGFRQDLMLYLVEYKISQLQPWIARIRKSDFSAINVFFVGSVPGGHREGSVRGHPWGHARLGSLLAKHATPIDDRIPVVCQSSSIGSLGANVQAWIQQDFVNSLRKDSSPGGKLRQMPPFKMIYPSFNNVAGSHDGMIGGGCLPYGKNTNDKQPWLKAHLQQWKSSDRHRSRAMPHIKTYTRYNLTDQSVYWFVLTSANLSKAAWGSFNKNTNLQPCLRIANYEAGVLFLPRFVTGEDTFPLGNNREGVPAFPLPYDVPLTPYLPDDKPFLMDYLQG; translated from the exons ATGAAGGAATGTCCATATGGCGAGAAGTGCTACAGAAAGAATCCCATACATTTCGGCGAGTTCTCCCATGCGCATT TGGATGCCATTTATGAAAAGGGAAATGGAGGCGGGGACTATGATGTACCCGACAAGTACTCTTCAGAACTGATTCACACACAGTTAAAACTCCTGGAGAAGGTCCTGCCCAAGCCGGCGACTGGCAAAGCCAAGGAATCCTCTGCTGCAGTGCCTCAAGCACATAGAAATGCTCCATCTACCAGTGACACTGCCTCATCTAGCTCCTTTAACAGTCATGCAAGTACCTCTTCAGCTGCTGCTAGGGACACCTCGaatttggccaaaaaacagaaactggCAGAGCGCAACATCCGGGATTACATTCCCGTCGTCGTGGAGAAGGGAGGAATGGCAAAGAAGCTGGAGCGTGCCGCTCCCTACAATATGTTCCTCACGGCCATCACGGACTCGAAGCCCACGCACCAGGAGCCGCTGAGCGTGACCCTCCAGGAGATACTCGACGAAAGCCTGGGCGAGATCGAGAGCAGCGTCCAAATCAATTTTATGGTGGACATTGGCTGGCTCCTCGGACATTATTACTTTGCAGGAATACT GGACAAACCCCTGTTGGTTCTGTATGGAGACGAATCGCCGGAGCTTTTAGGTATTGGAAAATTCAAGCCCCAGGTGACGGCCATAGGTGTGAAAATGCCCACACCCTTTGCCACATCCCATACCAAGATGATGCTGCTAGGTTATGCTGATGGCTCGATGCGGGTGGTCATCTCCACGGCAAATCTCTACGAGGACGATTGGCATAACCGCACCCAGGGCCTCTGGATAAGTCCGCTTCTTCCAGCATTGTCCGAGGATGCAGATACGGCAGCAGGAGAAAGTCTGACTGGTTTCAGGCAGGATCTCATGCTGTATCTGGTAGAGTACAAGATCAGCCAACTGCAGCCATGGATAGCGCGGATTCGAAAGAGCGATTTCAGTGCCATCAA TGTCTTTTTTGTGGGCTCCGTACCTGGCGGCCATCGCGAGGGTTCGGTCCGTGGTCATCCCTGGGGCCATGCCCGTCTGGGCTCGCTGCTGGCCAAGCACGCGACTCCCATAGATGATCGCATTCCAGTCGTTTGCCAGAGCTCTAGCATTGGGAGCCTGGGCGCAAATGTGCAGGCCTGGATACAGCAGGACTTTGTCAACAGTCTGCGCAAGGATTCCTCTCCTGGTGGAAAGCTCCGCCAGATGCCACCCTTCAAGATGATTTACCCGAGCTTCAACAACGTTGCCGGCAGTCACGATGGAATGATCGGAGGCGGTTGCCTGCCGTATGGAAAAAACACCAACGACAAGCAACCGTGGCTCAAAGCCCATTTACAGCAGTGGAAGTCCTCAGATCGTCATCGCTCGCGGGCCATGCCCCACATCAAGACTTATACGCGCTATAATTTGACCGATCAGTCGGTCTATTGGTTCGTGTTGACCTCGGCGAATCTCTCTAAGGCGGCCTGGGGCTCCTTTAACAAGAATACGAATCTACAGCCTTGCCTGCGAATTGCCAATTATGAGGCGGGTGTTCTTTTCCTCCCAAGATTTGTG ACTGGCGAGGATACTTTTCCTTTGGGAAACAATCGTGAGGGGGTGCCAGCCTTTCCATTGCCTTATGATGTACCTCTCACGCCTTACTTGCCCGATGATAAACCATTTTTGATGGATTACCTACAAGGATAA
- the LOC117183905 gene encoding zinc finger protein 497-like, with translation MQHVSAASSVPSVVAPVVTTGGTTITLGGPPPLPKSENKENGKPPHGIEMYKVNIKDISQLFTYHEVFGKIHGDVVNHQLAAAHGGQLPPPPPLPPQTHAVSAAAAAAASAAGGNGLPVATSSGGQQGSATVTTTSSTASSGSGNSGSGGTTTTAGELLMPKMEGGIHGVDGQSTVALAPDGTPIATGTHVCDICGKIFQFRYQLIVHRRYHSERKPFMCQVCGQGFTTSQDLTRHGKIHIGGPMFTCIVCFNVFANNTSLERHMKRHSTDKPFACTICQKTFARKEHLDNHFRSHTGETPFRCQYCAKTFTRKEHMVNHVRKHTGETPHRCDICKKSFTRKEHYVNHYMWHTLYRNAKFLPPPIEPPDLLFNLFV, from the coding sequence ATGCAGCACGTGAGCGCTGCCAGCTCGGTGCCATCAGTTGTAGCCCCGGTCGTGACCACTGGTGGAACCACCATCACCCTCGGCGGACCGCCGCCCTTGCCTAAATCTGAGAACAAAGAGAATGGCAAACCGCCGCACGGCATAGAAATGTACAAGGTTAACATTAAGGATATCTCCCAGCTGTTTACATACCACGAGGTCTTTGGAAAGATCCACGGCGATGTGGTCAATCATCAGCTGGCGGCGGCGCATGGCGGGCaactgccgccgccaccaccccTGCCACCGCAGACGCATGCCgtgagtgcagcagcagcggcggccgcctCGGCGGCGGGAGGCAACGGCCTGCCGGTGGCGACGAGCTCCGGCGGCCAGCAGGGCAGCGCTACGGTGACCACGACCAGTTCGACGGcgagcagtggcagcggcaacagcggtAGCGGGGGCACCACAACCACGGCGGGTGAGTTGCTTATGCCTAAAATGGAGGGCGGCATTCATGGCGTGGACGGGCAGTCGACCGTGGCGCTGGCCCCAGACGGGACGCCCATTGCGACGGGGACCCATGTGTGCGACATTTGTGGCAAGATATTCCAGTTTCGGTATCAGCTGATCGTGCACCGTCGCTACCACAGCGAACGCAAGCCGTTCATGTGTCAGGTGTGCGGACAGGGTTTCACCACGTCGCAGGACCTGACACGCCATGGGAAGATCCACATCGGTGGCCCCATGTTCACCTGCATCGTGTGCTTCAATGTGTTTGCCAACAACACCAGTCTGGAGCGGCATATGAAACGTCATTCCACGGACAAGCCATTCGCCTGCACCATTTGCCAAAAGACCTTTGCCCGCAAAGAGCATCTGGACAATCACTTTCGCTCGCACACGGGCGAAACGCCCTTCCGTTGCCAGTACTGCGCCAAGACGTTCACGCGCAAGGAGCATATGGTTAACCATGTGCGCAAACACACGGGTGAGACGCCACATCGTTGCGATATTTGTAAGAAGTCCTTTACGCGCAAGGAACACTATGTTAACCACTACATGTGGCACACATTATATAGGAATGCGAAGTTTCTTCCTCCTCCTATTGAGCCGCCGGATCTTCTATTCAATCTCTTTGTGTAG
- the LOC6902717 gene encoding uncharacterized protein, with translation MNLEEVFTRHPLLAGRERDVRRAIRYVERQSHLIELNCGLINMVSNLQFFGEQPFVLIFDEFHFRHVPNVLLSRWKSLAIAAANMDGTKFKFLYLQVVPTDVHVLGSNEIYEGLKVVVTSILNLGLAQNVCGVISDRRRANLKSLQYVANYFPVLWDEVHMKKKLVARYKDTVDRLGKIYGSTYHRNTWKQKFSEITSSTPNELEEFNSNEVLNLKKLLALNFAKSSTPLNLSRVNSSDLELRGFILTSHVYDILKFIHITDADKFTDIRAAIQYFSRVVGIVTVIYN, from the exons ATGAACTTGGAAGAGGTTTTCACACGCCACCCGCTGTTGGCTGGCCGTGAACGCGATGTGCGGCGAGCCATCAGATACGTGGAGCGGCAGTCCCACTTGATAGAGCTGAACTGTGGGCTTATCAACATGGTGTCAAACTTGCAATTTTTCGGGGAGCAGCCTTTTGTCCTCATTTTCGATGAGTTTCATTTCAGGCACGTACCCAAC GTGCTCCTCAGCCGCTGGAAATCTTTGGCCATTGCAGCTGCAAATATGGACGGCACAAAATTCAAGTTTCTGTACCTGCAGGTGGTCCCTACAGACGTGCACGTTTTGGGCAGCAATGAGATATATGAAGGACTAAAAGTCGTAGTCACTTCAATTCTCAACCTGGGCTTGGCCCAAAATGTGTGCGGCGTAATATCGGACAGGCGCAGGGCCAATTTGAAGTCGCTGCAGTATGTCGCAAACTATTTCCCGGTCCTGTGGGACGAGGTCCATATGAAGAAGAAATTGGTCGCGCGGTATAAAGATACGGTGGATAGATTAGGCAAAATCTACGGAAGCACCTATCACCGAAACACATGGAAACAGAAGTTTTCTGAAATAACCAGCAGCACGCCCAATGAACTAGAGGAGTTTAATTCAAACGAAGTTTTAAACTTAAAAAAGCTATTGGCGCTGAACTTCGCGAAATCGTCTACACCTCTTAACTTGAGCAGAGTCAATAGCTCCGATCTCGAGCTGCGTGGATTCATCCTCACCTCCCATGTGTACGATATTCTTAAATTTATCCACATTACAGATGCGGATAAATTCACCGACATACGGGCTGcaatacaatatttttccCGCGTGGTAGGCATTGTAACCGTTATATATAattag